One Siniperca chuatsi isolate FFG_IHB_CAS linkage group LG5, ASM2008510v1, whole genome shotgun sequence DNA window includes the following coding sequences:
- the isl1a gene encoding insulin gene enhancer protein isl-1 isoform X2, translating into MGDMGDPPKKKRLVSLCVGCGNQIHDQYILRVSPDLEWHAACLKCAECSQYLDESCTCFVRDGKTYCKRDYIRLYGIKCAKCNIGFSKNDFVMRARSKVYHIECFRCVACSRQLIPGDEFALREDGLFCRADHDVVERASLGPGDPLSPLHPARPLQMAEPISARQPALRPHVHKQPEKTTRVRTVLNEKQLHTLRTCYNANPRPDALMKEQLVEMTGLSPRVIRVWFQNKRCKDKKRSLLMKQLQQQQPNDKTNIQGMTGTPMVAASPERHDGGIQANPVEVQSYQPPWKVLSDFALQSDIDQPAFQQLVTYSEGGPGSNSTGSEVASMSSQLPDTPNSMVSSPIEA; encoded by the exons ATGGGAGACATGGGGGATCCGCCGAAAA AGAAGCGGCTGGTGTCTCTGTGCGTGGGCTGCGGGAACCAGATCCACGACCAGTACATCCTGCGGGTCTCCCCGGACCTGGAGTGGCACGCCGCCTGTCTCAAATGTGCCGAGTGCAGCCAGTACCTGGACGAGTCCTGCACGTGCTTCGTCAGGGACGGAAAGACTTACTGTAAACGGGACTACATCAG gttatACGGGATTAAATGCGCTAAATGCAACATCGGCTTCAGCAAGAACGACTTCGTGATGAGGGCCCGCTCCAAGGTCTACCACATCGAGTGTTTCCGCTGCGTGGCCTGCAGCCGGCAGCTCATCCCTGGGGACGAGTTCGCTCTGCGGGAGGACGGGCTCTTCTGCCGGGCCGACCACGACGTGGTGGAACGGGCCAGCCTGGGCCCCGGAGACCCGCTCAGCCCGCTGCACCCCGCCAGACCGCTGCAGATGGCAG AACCAATCTCGGCCCGGCAGCCCGCGCTGCGGCCTCACGTCCACAAACAGCCGGAGAAGACCACCCGGGTCCGGACGGTGCTAAACGAGAAGCAGCTGCACACGCTGCGGACTTGCTACAACGCCAACCCGAGGCCCGACGCCCTAATGAAGGAGCAGCTGGTGGAGATGACCGGCCTCAGCCCGCGGGTGATCCGCGTCTGGTTCCAGAACAAGCGGTGCAAGGACAAGAAGAGGAGCCTGCTGatgaagcagctgcagcagcagcagcccaaCGACAAGACG AACATCCAGGGAATGACGGGAACCCCGATGGTGGCCGCCAGTCCGGAGCGGCACGACGGCGGCATCCAGGCCAACCCGGTGGAGGTGCAGAGCTACCAGCCGCCCTGGAAGGTCCTCAGCGACTTCGCCCTGCAGAGCGACATCGACCAGCCGGCCTTCCAACAACTG GTCACTTACTCAGAGGGAGGACCGGGCTCCAACTCAACGGGCAGCGAGGTAGCGTCCATGTCGTCTCAGCTTCCAGACACGCCGAACAGCATGGTGTCCAGCCCCATCGAGGCCTGA
- the isl1a gene encoding insulin gene enhancer protein isl-1 isoform X1 — MGDMGDPPKKKRLVSLCVGCGNQIHDQYILRVSPDLEWHAACLKCAECSQYLDESCTCFVRDGKTYCKRDYIRLYGIKCAKCNIGFSKNDFVMRARSKVYHIECFRCVACSRQLIPGDEFALREDGLFCRADHDVVERASLGPGDPLSPLHPARPLQMAAEPISARQPALRPHVHKQPEKTTRVRTVLNEKQLHTLRTCYNANPRPDALMKEQLVEMTGLSPRVIRVWFQNKRCKDKKRSLLMKQLQQQQPNDKTNIQGMTGTPMVAASPERHDGGIQANPVEVQSYQPPWKVLSDFALQSDIDQPAFQQLVTYSEGGPGSNSTGSEVASMSSQLPDTPNSMVSSPIEA; from the exons ATGGGAGACATGGGGGATCCGCCGAAAA AGAAGCGGCTGGTGTCTCTGTGCGTGGGCTGCGGGAACCAGATCCACGACCAGTACATCCTGCGGGTCTCCCCGGACCTGGAGTGGCACGCCGCCTGTCTCAAATGTGCCGAGTGCAGCCAGTACCTGGACGAGTCCTGCACGTGCTTCGTCAGGGACGGAAAGACTTACTGTAAACGGGACTACATCAG gttatACGGGATTAAATGCGCTAAATGCAACATCGGCTTCAGCAAGAACGACTTCGTGATGAGGGCCCGCTCCAAGGTCTACCACATCGAGTGTTTCCGCTGCGTGGCCTGCAGCCGGCAGCTCATCCCTGGGGACGAGTTCGCTCTGCGGGAGGACGGGCTCTTCTGCCGGGCCGACCACGACGTGGTGGAACGGGCCAGCCTGGGCCCCGGAGACCCGCTCAGCCCGCTGCACCCCGCCAGACCGCTGCAGATGGCAG CAGAACCAATCTCGGCCCGGCAGCCCGCGCTGCGGCCTCACGTCCACAAACAGCCGGAGAAGACCACCCGGGTCCGGACGGTGCTAAACGAGAAGCAGCTGCACACGCTGCGGACTTGCTACAACGCCAACCCGAGGCCCGACGCCCTAATGAAGGAGCAGCTGGTGGAGATGACCGGCCTCAGCCCGCGGGTGATCCGCGTCTGGTTCCAGAACAAGCGGTGCAAGGACAAGAAGAGGAGCCTGCTGatgaagcagctgcagcagcagcagcccaaCGACAAGACG AACATCCAGGGAATGACGGGAACCCCGATGGTGGCCGCCAGTCCGGAGCGGCACGACGGCGGCATCCAGGCCAACCCGGTGGAGGTGCAGAGCTACCAGCCGCCCTGGAAGGTCCTCAGCGACTTCGCCCTGCAGAGCGACATCGACCAGCCGGCCTTCCAACAACTG GTCACTTACTCAGAGGGAGGACCGGGCTCCAACTCAACGGGCAGCGAGGTAGCGTCCATGTCGTCTCAGCTTCCAGACACGCCGAACAGCATGGTGTCCAGCCCCATCGAGGCCTGA